The nucleotide window CGAGTTCGACGTCGAGCGAGGGGCCCGACCCGGCGACCGCGACCGTCAGCCCCGAACAGTCCAGCCGGTCGAGGTCGAACGGTTCGGCCAGCTCCGCCATCCGATTTCGGACGGACTCGTCCCCGACCCTGTCGTAGCCGAAATCCGCGAGGATCAGCTCGTACGTCGGCTCCCACTCGGCGAACTCCATGGTCGTGACTGTGGGATTGTCGTCGCCACTCGGCGGTTAAAGATACGGTTTGGGCCGGTAGTGCACTCAAGTACCCCTACCCGTAGTGCCCTTCCGGCTTCCAGCCGCTCGTACCGGCGCAGATGGTATAAGTTTTCTCACTCGTCCGAGGACCCGAATGTGGCAAGCGCGGCGTCGAGAGGGTCGGAGACGCCCGATGCCGCCCGTGAAGCGCGTTCGAGCGCGGCGGGCGTTCCCACGAGTAACGCGGCCGCCTCGTCGGCCCCGATCACGGCGACGGCGCGGGTCTCGGCCGCCGCCGCACGGAGGGCGCCGGTCTCGGCGGGGGAGAGCCCGTCGAACTCGAACACCCGCGTCACGGCGTCGGCCGCGACGGCCGGTTCGCCGCCGAGCCGATCCACGTGGCGGGCCGCCTCGCCCGGCGTCGTCACGTCCAGTTCCTCGACCGAGACATCGTCCTCGCGGCTTACTCGGCGCCGGGCGAACTCCTTCCCGATCAGCGCCGCGTCGCGCGTCTCGGCGACGTCGTGGGTGCGGATCACGTGCGCGCCGCGCTCGACGGCCATCGACGTTGCGGCAAGCGAGACGGGGAGCGCCCCCTCGGTGTCGCGGCCGGCGACCTCCCGGAGGAAGTTCTTGCGGTTGATGGAGACGAGGAGCGGCCGGCCGTAGCCGCGGAACTCCCGAAGCCTGCGGAACGTCTCGCGGTCGTCCTCGAGCGTCTTCGCCTCCGACCAGCCGCCGAAGGCTGGGTCGAGGATGGTCTTGTCGGTGAAACCGTTCCGCGCCAGCGCCTCGTAGATGTCGTCCACGTCCTCGACTGCGCCGGGTCGTTCGAGGTCCGGCGGCGACGCCATCTTGACGACGGCCGCGTCGTGCTCCTCGCACACCCGGGGCATCTCCGGGTCGGCGAAGCCGCAGATGTCGTTCACCGCGTCGAACCCCCTGGAGAGCGCCGCGTCGGCGACCTCGTGGTAGCGCGTCTCGATGGAGAAGACCGCGTCGCCGGAGACAGACTCGATGGCCTGAATGGCGGTGTCGAGCCGGTCAAGTTCATCCTCGGCCGTCAGCACCTCGAATCGCTTGTTCGCAGTCTCGAGCCCGACGTCCACGATGTCGGCGCCCTCGCCGACCAGTTCCTCGTCCACGTAGGCGGCCGCCTCGCCGGGGTCGTCGAAGACGCTGGGCGAGTACGGCGATTTCTCGGAGACGTTGAGCACGCCCATGATCCGGGGCGGGTGTTCGTCGCCGATCTCCAGCCCGGCGGCGTCCACGGTTCGCATTGGCGGGCGGTCGGGCGGGCTGTGCTTCGGTGTTTCGGTCCCGGACGCCGGAGCCTGTACCGGGAAACTCGACGCACCCGCCGCTGGCCGACCGGCTGGCGCGGCTCCGCGAACTGGA belongs to Halorarum halophilum and includes:
- a CDS encoding dihydropteroate synthase — protein: MRTVDAAGLEIGDEHPPRIMGVLNVSEKSPYSPSVFDDPGEAAAYVDEELVGEGADIVDVGLETANKRFEVLTAEDELDRLDTAIQAIESVSGDAVFSIETRYHEVADAALSRGFDAVNDICGFADPEMPRVCEEHDAAVVKMASPPDLERPGAVEDVDDIYEALARNGFTDKTILDPAFGGWSEAKTLEDDRETFRRLREFRGYGRPLLVSINRKNFLREVAGRDTEGALPVSLAATSMAVERGAHVIRTHDVAETRDAALIGKEFARRRVSREDDVSVEELDVTTPGEAARHVDRLGGEPAVAADAVTRVFEFDGLSPAETGALRAAAAETRAVAVIGADEAAALLVGTPAALERASRAASGVSDPLDAALATFGSSDE